A genomic stretch from Flavobacterium humidisoli includes:
- a CDS encoding helix-turn-helix domain-containing protein, protein MKLYIKNMVCSRCKMVVKSEFEKLGLQTTSVELGEVELEKEISDEQKEVLLENLQVLGFDLIDDKKTKTVERIKNLIVDLVHHKNNDLKINLSDYLAENLNQDYNSLSNLFSEIENTTIEKYFISQKIEKVKELLIYNELSLSEIADILNYSNVAHLSNQFKKITGFTPTSFKQLKDKKRIQIENI, encoded by the coding sequence TGTGAAGTCTGAGTTCGAAAAACTCGGACTTCAAACTACTTCTGTTGAATTGGGTGAAGTCGAACTGGAAAAAGAAATCAGCGACGAGCAAAAAGAAGTTCTATTAGAAAACCTTCAAGTTTTAGGTTTTGATTTAATCGATGATAAAAAAACAAAAACCGTCGAAAGAATAAAGAACTTAATTGTCGATTTGGTTCATCACAAAAACAATGATTTAAAAATCAACTTGTCCGATTATTTAGCCGAAAATCTAAATCAGGATTATAATTCGTTGAGCAATCTCTTTTCTGAAATTGAAAACACAACAATCGAAAAATATTTCATTAGTCAGAAAATCGAAAAAGTAAAAGAATTATTGATTTACAATGAGCTTTCGTTAAGCGAAATTGCAGATATTCTCAACTACAGTAATGTGGCACATTTGAGCAATCAGTTCAAAAAAATTACAGGCTTTACTCCTACTTCGTTCAAACAATTGAAAGATAAAAAACGTATTCAGATCGAGAATATATAG